Below is a window of Methanocaldococcus jannaschii DSM 2661 DNA.
ATAGAAGATAAACCTAAAGAAGAGATTTTAAAAATTTTAAAAAATTTGGTTGTTAAATATTATCTATGGGATGAGTTTTTAAATACAGACAGTTTATTAAATAAAGCCATTGGCTTAATAAAACTAATTCCATTAGAGAGAAAAAATATTTATACATTTAAATCATTTTTAAGAAATCAGTTTGTTAAAAATGCTGATGATGAGGAGTTGATAAAGGTTATTGATGAGATGATAAGGGCAGATTTGGATTTTAATAATTCTGATATTATTGAGGCATTAACCATAATATTAGACGAAATATTTAGAAGAGAAAATAAAGAAGCAATAAAAAAGCTTATAAATTTATATAGAAAGCATAAAAAAGAATTATGGATTG
It encodes the following:
- a CDS encoding SWIM zinc finger family protein, with product MNYDPKIIERGKLYYRNNLVKYCIKYKNFLFGEVVGSDTYKVKVDLDNNYFGLCTCQYKYNCKHAYALIEAYENNNYVDAEEIFKEIEDKPKEEILKILKNLVVKYYLWDEFLNTDSLLNKAIGLIKLIPLERKNIYTFKSFLRNQFVKNADDEELIKVIDEMIRADLDFNNSDIIEALTIILDEIFRRENKEAIKKLINLYRKHKKELWIVGDYLIEYYDNYFDYED